One genomic region from Streptomyces sp. NBC_00457 encodes:
- the ffh gene encoding signal recognition particle protein, which translates to MFDTLSDRLSATFKNLRGKGRLSEADIDATAREIRIALLEADVALPVVRTFIKNVKERALGAEVSRALNPAQQVLKVVNEELVTILGGETRRLRFAKQPPTVIMLAGLQGAGKTTLAGKLGHWLKEQGHSPLLVAADLQRPNAVNQLSVVAERAGVAVFAPEPGNGVGDPVKVAKDSIDFAKTRVHDIVIVDTAGRLGIDQEMMQQAADIRDAVSPDEILFVVDAMIGQDAVNTAEAFRDGVGFDGVVLSKLDGDARGGAALSIRQVTGKPIMFASNGEKLDDFDAFHPDRMASRILDMGDLLTLIEQAEKTFSQEEAEKMASKLASKKGQDFTLDDFLAQMEQVRKMGSISKLLGMLPGMGQIKDQINNLDERDVDRTAAIIKSMTPAERQEPTIINGSRRARIAKGSGVDVSAVKGLVERFFEARKMMSRMAQGGGMPGMPGVPGMGGGPGRSKKQPKKAKGKQRSGNPMKRKQQEQEEAARRAAAAQGGNAFGVPQQAPQDFELPDEFKKFMG; encoded by the coding sequence GTGTTCGATACTCTCTCCGATCGCCTTTCAGCGACCTTCAAGAACTTGCGCGGCAAGGGGCGCTTGAGCGAAGCGGATATCGACGCCACGGCGCGCGAGATTCGCATCGCCCTCCTCGAAGCGGACGTGGCGCTGCCCGTCGTCCGCACCTTCATCAAGAACGTCAAGGAAAGGGCTCTCGGCGCCGAAGTCTCCCGCGCGCTGAACCCGGCCCAGCAGGTCCTCAAGGTCGTCAACGAGGAACTGGTCACCATCCTCGGCGGCGAGACGCGCCGTCTGCGCTTCGCCAAGCAGCCGCCCACCGTGATCATGCTGGCGGGTCTGCAGGGTGCCGGTAAGACGACCCTCGCGGGCAAGCTCGGCCACTGGCTGAAGGAGCAGGGCCACTCGCCGCTGCTCGTCGCCGCCGACCTCCAGCGCCCGAACGCCGTGAACCAGCTCAGCGTCGTCGCCGAGCGCGCCGGTGTCGCGGTCTTCGCGCCGGAGCCGGGCAACGGCGTGGGTGACCCGGTGAAGGTCGCCAAGGACTCCATCGACTTCGCGAAGACCCGGGTCCACGACATCGTGATCGTCGACACCGCCGGCCGCCTGGGCATCGACCAGGAGATGATGCAGCAGGCCGCGGACATCCGGGACGCCGTCAGCCCCGACGAGATCCTCTTCGTCGTCGACGCGATGATCGGCCAGGACGCGGTCAACACCGCCGAGGCCTTCCGCGACGGCGTCGGCTTCGACGGCGTGGTGCTCTCCAAGCTCGACGGTGACGCCCGCGGTGGTGCGGCCCTGTCGATCCGCCAGGTCACCGGCAAGCCGATCATGTTCGCGTCGAACGGCGAGAAGCTCGACGACTTCGACGCCTTCCACCCTGACCGGATGGCCTCCCGCATCCTCGACATGGGTGACCTGCTCACCCTGATCGAGCAGGCGGAGAAGACGTTCAGCCAGGAAGAGGCCGAGAAAATGGCCTCCAAGCTGGCGTCCAAGAAGGGCCAGGACTTCACCCTGGACGACTTCCTGGCCCAGATGGAGCAGGTCAGGAAGATGGGCTCCATCTCCAAGCTCCTCGGCATGCTGCCCGGCATGGGCCAGATCAAGGACCAGATCAACAACCTCGACGAGCGGGACGTCGACCGCACGGCCGCGATCATCAAGTCGATGACCCCGGCCGAGCGCCAGGAGCCGACGATCATCAACGGCTCGCGGCGTGCCCGTATCGCCAAGGGTTCCGGCGTCGACGTCAGCGCGGTCAAGGGCTTGGTCGAGCGGTTCTTCGAGGCCCGCAAGATGATGTCCCGCATGGCCCAGGGCGGAGGTATGCCCGGTATGCCGGGCGTCCCGGGCATGGGCGGCGGCCCCGGCCGGTCGAAGAAGCAGCCCAAGAAGGCCAAGGGCAAGCAGCGCTCCGGCAACCCGATGAAGCGCAAGCAGCAGGAGCAGGAGGAGGCAGCCCGCCGCGCCGCCGCCGCTCAGGGCGGCAACGCGTTCGGCGTGCCGCAGCAGGCCCCGCAGGACTTCGAGCTGCCGGACGAGTTCAAGAAGTTCATGGGCTGA
- a CDS encoding [protein-PII] uridylyltransferase — protein sequence MTSTGVREEAEDSGPSGYAAARLRLLQEGARSGPPRRTALAELTDDWLSGLFGAGADGLKGASLIAVGGYGRGELSPRSDLDLLLLHDGTDSDAVAALADRIWYPVWDLGLALDHSVRTPAEARKTAAEDLKVQLGLLDARHIAGDLGLTAGLRTAVLADWRNQAPKRLPELQELCAERAERQGELQYLLEPDLKEARGGLRDATALRAVAASWLADAPREGLDDARRRLLDVRDALHLATGRATDRLSLQEQDQVAAELGLLDADTLLRQVYEAARVVSYASDVTWREVGRVLRSRAVRPRLRAMLGGGKPVAERSPLAEGVVEQDGEVVLARAARPERDPVLPLRAAAAAAEAGLPLSLHAVRRMAATTRPLPTPWPAEAREQLVTLLGSGRPTIEVWEALEAEGLITRMLPDWERVRCRPQRNAVHIWTVDRHLIETAVRASDFARRVSRPDLLLVSALLHDIGKGWPGDHSVAGEIIARDVAARIGFDREDVAVLATLVRHHLLLVETATRRDLEDPATVRAVAEAVGTQGTLELLHALTEADALATGPAAWSSWRGSLVADLVKRVSAVLAGDVPEEPEAAAPTAEQERLAIEAVATGSPVLSLRAQTEPPTEDQPTGEPEPLGVELLIAVPDQKGVLPAVAGVLAMHRLTVRTAELRALDLPDGVEGSVLLLDWRVAAEYGSLPQAARLRADLVRALDGSLDIAGRLAERDAAYPRRRGVVAPPPRVTVAAGAASRLATVIEVRAHDAPGLLHRIGRALEDAGVRVRSAHVSTLGANAVDAFYVTGAKGAPLPTEEAGAVARKLEETLRA from the coding sequence GTGACGAGTACGGGTGTACGGGAAGAAGCAGAGGACTCGGGACCCAGCGGCTACGCGGCGGCCCGGCTGCGCCTCCTCCAGGAGGGGGCGCGGTCCGGGCCGCCGCGCCGTACGGCCCTCGCCGAACTGACCGACGACTGGCTGTCGGGGCTGTTCGGCGCGGGCGCCGACGGACTCAAGGGCGCCTCCCTGATCGCGGTCGGCGGCTACGGCCGCGGCGAGCTGTCCCCGCGCAGCGACCTCGATCTGCTCCTGCTGCACGACGGCACCGACTCGGACGCGGTCGCCGCGCTGGCCGACCGCATCTGGTACCCCGTGTGGGACCTGGGCCTGGCCCTCGACCACTCCGTGCGTACACCGGCCGAGGCCCGCAAGACCGCCGCCGAGGATTTGAAAGTCCAACTCGGTCTCCTGGACGCCCGGCACATCGCGGGCGACCTCGGCCTGACCGCGGGACTGCGCACGGCTGTCCTCGCCGACTGGCGCAACCAGGCGCCGAAACGTCTCCCCGAACTCCAGGAGCTGTGCGCCGAGCGCGCCGAGCGTCAAGGCGAGCTGCAGTACCTGCTGGAGCCCGACCTGAAGGAGGCCCGCGGCGGCCTCCGTGACGCCACCGCCCTGCGCGCCGTCGCCGCCTCCTGGCTGGCCGACGCCCCGCGCGAGGGCCTCGACGACGCCCGGCGCCGACTGCTCGACGTACGCGACGCCCTGCATCTGGCGACGGGCCGGGCCACCGACCGGCTGTCCCTCCAGGAGCAGGACCAGGTCGCCGCCGAACTGGGACTCCTCGACGCCGACACTCTCCTGCGGCAGGTGTACGAGGCGGCGCGCGTCGTGTCGTATGCGAGCGATGTCACCTGGCGCGAAGTAGGGCGCGTGCTGCGATCGCGCGCCGTGCGGCCGCGGCTGCGCGCCATGCTGGGCGGCGGGAAGCCGGTCGCCGAGCGGTCCCCGCTGGCCGAGGGCGTGGTGGAACAGGACGGCGAGGTGGTGCTCGCCCGCGCCGCGCGCCCCGAACGCGACCCCGTACTGCCCCTGCGCGCCGCTGCCGCCGCCGCGGAGGCCGGCCTGCCGCTCTCCCTGCACGCCGTACGGCGCATGGCGGCCACCACACGCCCCCTGCCCACGCCCTGGCCCGCCGAGGCACGCGAGCAGTTGGTCACCCTGCTGGGCTCCGGCCGCCCCACCATCGAGGTGTGGGAGGCGCTGGAGGCCGAGGGCCTGATCACCCGCATGCTCCCCGACTGGGAGCGGGTCCGCTGCCGCCCGCAGCGCAACGCCGTGCACATCTGGACCGTCGACCGGCATCTCATCGAGACCGCCGTCCGCGCCTCCGACTTCGCCCGCCGGGTCAGCCGCCCCGACCTGCTCCTGGTCTCCGCGCTGCTGCACGACATCGGCAAGGGCTGGCCCGGCGACCACTCGGTGGCCGGCGAGATCATCGCCCGTGACGTGGCGGCCCGGATCGGCTTCGACCGCGAGGACGTCGCCGTGCTCGCCACGCTCGTACGGCATCACCTGCTGCTCGTCGAGACGGCCACCCGGCGTGACCTGGAGGACCCGGCCACCGTGCGCGCGGTCGCCGAGGCGGTCGGCACGCAGGGCACGCTGGAGCTGCTGCACGCGCTGACCGAGGCGGACGCGCTGGCCACCGGCCCGGCCGCCTGGTCGTCCTGGCGCGGATCTCTCGTCGCCGACCTGGTGAAGCGGGTCTCGGCGGTGCTCGCCGGGGACGTGCCGGAGGAACCGGAGGCCGCCGCGCCCACCGCCGAGCAGGAGCGGCTCGCCATCGAGGCGGTCGCGACCGGCAGCCCCGTGCTGTCGCTGCGCGCGCAGACCGAGCCGCCGACGGAGGACCAGCCGACCGGCGAGCCCGAACCGCTCGGCGTCGAGCTCCTCATCGCCGTACCGGACCAGAAGGGCGTGCTGCCCGCCGTGGCCGGTGTCCTGGCGATGCACCGGCTGACCGTACGGACCGCGGAACTGCGGGCCCTGGACCTGCCGGACGGCGTCGAGGGGTCCGTCCTGCTCCTCGACTGGCGGGTCGCCGCCGAGTACGGCTCCCTGCCGCAGGCCGCCCGGCTGCGCGCCGATCTCGTACGGGCCCTGGACGGTTCCCTGGACATCGCGGGCCGCCTCGCCGAGCGCGACGCGGCCTATCCGCGGCGCCGGGGCGTCGTGGCACCGCCGCCCCGGGTGACGGTCGCAGCGGGGGCGGCATCGCGGCTGGCGACGGTCATCGAGGTGCGCGCCCACGACGCGCCTGGACTCCTGCACCGGATCGGACGCGCGCTGGAGGACGCGGGCGTACGGGTACGCAGCGCGCATGTGTCGACGCTGGGCGCGAACGCGGTGGACGCCTTCTACGTCACCGGCGCGAAGGGCGCACCGCTGCCGACCGAGGAAGCGGGAGCGGTGGCACGGAAGCTGGAGGAGACGCTGCGGGCGTGA
- a CDS encoding P-II family nitrogen regulator encodes MKLITAVVKPHRLDEIKEALQAFGVHGLTVTEASGYGRQRGHTEVYRGAEYTVDLVPKIRIEVLAEDDDAEQLIDVIVKAARTGKIGDGKVWSLPVETAVRVRTGERGPDAL; translated from the coding sequence ATGAAGCTCATCACCGCCGTCGTCAAGCCTCACCGGCTCGACGAGATCAAGGAAGCCCTCCAGGCCTTCGGGGTCCACGGACTGACGGTCACCGAGGCGAGCGGCTACGGTCGTCAGCGGGGCCACACCGAGGTCTACCGGGGCGCCGAGTACACGGTCGACCTGGTCCCCAAGATCCGTATCGAGGTCCTCGCCGAGGACGACGACGCCGAGCAGCTGATCGACGTCATCGTCAAGGCGGCCCGTACCGGCAAGATCGGTGACGGAAAGGTCTGGTCCCTGCCGGTCGAGACGGCCGTACGGGTCCGGACCGGCGAGCGCGGGCCGGACGCGCTCTAA